In the Callospermophilus lateralis isolate mCalLat2 chromosome 7, mCalLat2.hap1, whole genome shotgun sequence genome, TTTCATTGACACCATTTTTTCAaccattcttattttccaaatgtaACAACATTATGGATTTGTAAAGTGTGCAGGGCTGTGGTAttcttttaagagaaaaaaaaagggcagCTATTTTTCATCAGGTACTGGATGAGTGTTCTCTAAAACTGATGTCATATATATGCAAGCAGAGCCACACGTTGGATACAAAGACACACAGTTCTTCCCCTGGTCTGTATAGTAAATGCTCTATAGTATGTTTAGGGGTGGGTGAAGGGTAGTGTGCTTCATTCTCATTTGTGCAGACCCTCTGGAGGTTCAGGGGGCTCAGGGGGTCATGGACAAGACTCCTGGTGTCTATTCAGTGTAATCATTCAAACCCACTACATGTGTGGATTTAACAACTGGATGTGTTGCATTTTGCTGTTCAatatctttgtttctcagtcatctGGTTTCAAACTTGTAAACTCTGCATTTGATGTAGAAAGCTAAATTGTATCATGCAGGACATTTAAAAAGCCAGAATCTGATGCCTGAAGCATGACAAAAACAGCTTTTGAATGTTTTTATGGACACCAAATCCTGAGTAAAATTTTGTATCTAACTGCAGAGCAAGAGACATTAACTTCTGgatgtagtggtgcatgcctctcATCCATgtagctcgggaggctgatgcagaagaattgcaagttcaaatccagccttaacaaaagtgaggccctaagcaactattaAAATTGTGTCtctaaagaaatacaaaataaggcttggatgtggcttagtggttgagtgcccctgaattcaatccctggtatagtacaaaaataaataaataaatattgacaaAGGACCATGCTATCCATCTGAGGTTATGGAAGAAAACTTTGATGTGATCATAGATTTTAGTCATAAGATAGTTTTATTAATGTGTTGGTTTGGTACAAAAGTGGCCTTTAAGTTCAAACATAGCTTttgaaaaaaaagattattttaattcAATCAATACAAAGTAATTGAGAAAGGGGCAAGTGAACtggagaggttcacaggaggaaaGAGGGCCAAGGTTCCAACTGTGCTCCCTGCTCACTTCCATGGGCTCCTGGGTCATGGCTGGTTGGGCCAGTGTGGGGTTTCATGCAGTCAGCTCTCCAAAACTATCTCCAGGCAACTGTAATTTTTCTTTCCAGTCTGAAATTTCTGGTGACCAATAAGGTGTGATCCCACAAAAAATGACTTTTACAATCTATAGGTGTGTGAGGATGGTTTGAAGTAAGAATCACCTGTTGCGTGGTAACACTTGAAGCATACTTAACACTTTGCCGCATTCATTACATTTATATAGCTCTGATGTAGTATGAATTTTTTGGAGAACAATGAGATTTTTCTAATAGAaatagctttgccacattctttggaTTTGTGTGGTTTCTCTGCACTATGAATTCTTTTGTTGAGAAATGTGTGATCTTTGATAAAAAGCTTTGCCATATTCTTTACACTTGTATAACTTTTCCCCAGTATTAATTCTCTGTTGTTGAATAAGTTATGATctttgattaaaagctttgccacagtaTTCGCctttgtatggcttttctcccGTATGAAGTCTCTGGGGTTCACTAAGGAATGATCTTcaattaaaagctttgccacattactGACATTTATATGGTTTCTCCCCAGTATGAATTGTCTGATGTTTACTAAGGCTTGAATttttattaaaagctttgccacattctttacatttgtatggcttttctccagtatgaattatCTGGTGTCTAGTAAGGTTTgatttttgattaaaagctttgccacattctttacatttgtatggcttttctcctGTATGAATTATCTGGTGTTTTAGGTATGCATttttattaaaagctttgccacattctttacatttgtatggcttctccccagtatgaattttctggtgttgactaaggtttgatttttgattaaaagctttgccacattctttacatttgtatggcttctctccagtatgaattatctggtgttgagtaaggcatgaattttgattaaaagctttgccacattctttacatttgtatggtttctccccagtatgaattctctggtgttgagtaaggcatgaattttgattaaaagctttgccacattgtttacatttgtatggtttcTCCCTAGTATGAATTCTGTGGTGTTGTATAAGGTAGAATCTTCGATTAAAagttttgccacattctttacatttgtatggcttctctccagtatgaattatcTGGTGTTGAGTAAGGCATGAATTTTgcttaaaagctttgccacattctttacatttgtatggtctctccccagtatgaattctctggtgttgagtaaggtatgatttttgattaaaagctttgccacattgtttacatttgtatggtttctccctagtatgaattctctggtgttgtATAAGGTATAATCTTCGATTAAAagttttgccacattctttacatttgtatggcttctCCCCAGTATGAATTTTCTGGTGTTGACTAAGATTTGAtttttgattaaatgctttgccacattctttacaattgtatggcttttctccatTATGAATTATCTGGTGTTgagtaaggtgtgatttttgattaaaagctttgtcacattctttacatttgtatggcttctccccagtatgaattttctggtgtttattaaggtttgatttttgattaaaggcttttccacattgcttacatttgtatggtttctccccagcatgaattctctggtgttgagtaaggtatgatttttgattaaaagatttgacacattctttacatttgtatggcttttcaTCAGTATGAATTAGCTGGTGAATAATAAGTCCTGAGTTTccactaaaagctttgccacatattttacatttgtatggGTTTTCTCGAGTATGAATTTTCTGATGTTGAGTAAGGCATgatttttgattaaaagctttgtcacattctttacatttgtaagttTTCTCtgcagtatgaattctctggtgttgaataaggtgtgattttttattaaaagctttGGCACATTCTTTACATATGTATGGTTTCTccccagtatgaattctctggtgttgagtaaggcttgatctttgattaaaagcttttccacattctttacattggtattgcttttctccagtatgaattttctGGTGCATACTAAGGTatgattttttttagagagagagagagaagagaaagagagagagagagagagagagagagagagagagagagagagagagagaatattttttaatatttatttttcagttttcgggggacacaacatctttattttattttatgtggtgctgaggatcaaacccagcatgcaacacatgccaggtgagcgtgttaccgcttgagccacatccccagcccctaaggtatgatttttgattaaaagctttgccacattccttacatttccagattttctctacactatgattactgtagtttttaaaaatgcttgAACAACACTTAAAGACATTTTCCCATTTCTTATATTTGTAAGGTTTATCTTCACTGTAAAGCCTGTGGATTTTAGTAACGGATACATTTTGAGTAAAATGTTTTCTACATCCTTTATTTATGGAGGCTTTATCACTGCTCTGATATACAATTGAGGAATCTTTAaatgcttttacatatttttgtaaCTTGTAGGGATTCCCTCCAATATTAATTCTCTGGTGTTCAGAAATGCTTGCAGTTTTACTAAAAGTGCTTTCATATACCTTATGTCTGTAATTTGTTTTTTGGTTGTGAATGCTTGGATAAATAAATTTGGGGCATGGGTTAAAATCTTTCTCACTTTTACCATTGTAAAGCTCTTTAAAATGATCATATGGGTGTTTTCTAGGATTTAAATAAGACGTAAATTTTAATGAGTTTTACAGAATTAATACTGTATTACACCAAAAACAAATGTACTGCAAATTACCTAGGGTAGAAACATGTCTATAGATATTGAAAGATTTATCATAAATATAGAGGTCTCTCCAAGTATCTACATCTGCTATGGCTTAAATGATAAGACAATTTGTCTGTATTGTATAGAAAATCAACTCCTTATTACTTTATAATAAAGACAGATTAGAATACTGGAATTTTATATTATCAATCTGTAGACTTTTATCTAATGTGCACTCATGTAGAGATTATTGAAAGTTATAAAACATAATTGATTTTTAAGCATTTTATTattgtattgattttttttcattaaaatgccTATTtctaaatacagcatccctttatgttcaaaacactagaaaaattagggataacaggaaattacctcaacatggtaaaagctatatatgctaagcctcaggccagcagagttctaaatggagaaaaattgaaggtattccctttaaaatctggaataagacaggcatgccctctctcaccacttctattcaacatagttcttgaaacactacccagaacaattagacagacaaaagaaattaaaggcataaatataggaaaagaagaacttaaattagcactatttgccgatGACATGATCCCTAGCATAACCAAAAAGTTCaaccaaaaaacttctagaactataaatgaattcagcaaagtggcaggatataaaatcaataccaataaatcgaaggcattcctgtatatcagcaaattctctgaaatggaaataaggacaactactccattcacaatatcctcaaaaaaaaaaaaaaaactgggaatcaacctaacaaaagaggtgaaaggtctatacaatgaaaactacagatccctgaagaaagaaatagaataagaccttagaagatggaaggatttaccttgctcatggattggtagaattaatattattaaaatggccatattaccaaaagcactttacagattcaatgcaattcccatcaaaatcccaatgacattccttgcagaaataaaaaaagcaatcatgaaattcatctggaaaaataaaagacccagaatagctaaagtaattctaagcaggaagagtgaaactggTGGTATTGCAattccagattttaaactatactatagagcaatagtaacaaaaatatcatggtattggcaggaaaacaggctggtagttcaatggtacagaatagaggacacagagacaaatccacaaaattacaactaccttgtattagacaaaggtgctaaaaacatgcaatggagaaaggatagcatcttcaacaaatggtgctgggagagctagaaatccatatgcaacaaaatgaaattgaatccctttctctcaccatgcacaaaagtcaactcaaaatggatcaaggagctaggaatcaaaccagagactctgcatctaatagaagataaagttgACCCTAATCTTCATCCCATGGGGGCAGGCCTATAGCACCTATAGCACCTATACCACAAgacttaaaaccaagaatcaacaaatggaatgaacccaaactaaaaagttttttctcagcaaaagaaataatatgtgaagtgaatagggagcctacatcctgggaacaattttttacccctcaaacatcagatagagctctaatctctagagtatacaaagaactgaaaaagttaaacaacaacaacaaaaaaaaaaaatagataacccaatcaacaaatgggccaagaactggaacagacactactcagaagaggatatacaatcaaccaaaaaatacatgaaaaaatgctcaccatctttatcaatcagagaaatacaaattaaaactactctaagataccatctcattccaataagaatggcagccattatgaagtcagacaacaataaatgctggtgaggatgtggggaaataggtacactcatacattgctggtgggactgcaaattggtgtagccaaattggaaagcagtatggagattccttggaaagctgggaatggaaccaccatttgatgcagctattccccttctcagactatacccaaaagacctaaaaagagcatactacagggacacagcaacatcaatgtttatagagcacaattcacaatagttagaatgtggaaccaacctaaatgcccttcaatagatgaacggattaaaaaaatgtggcatttatacacaatggaatattactcagcactaaaatataacaagatcatggcatttgcagggaaatagatggcattagagcagattatgcaagtaaagttagccaatccctaaaaaaacaaatgccaaatgtcttctctgatataaggggggtgactcaaaataggatagggaggaagagcatgagaagaagactaccactaaatagggaagagaggtgggagggaaaaagagggagaaggggagttgcactgaagatggaaggagaacctcattgttatacagaatacatgtatgatgttgtgatgagagaaaaaaagtgtgtcacattagattagacagagagaaatgatgggaggggaggggaggagtaggggggataggaagggcagcagaagagAATAGACCTTATGATTGCTGTATGTGTATAGGTGAttctatgaccagtgtgattctgcaatctgtacgattagaaaaatgagaaattataccccaatgattcaaatgtatgaattgccaagatcattgtaatgtcctgtgtagctaataaaaaaaataaaataaaatttaaaaaacttgcCTATTTCTAAAGCTGAGCAAACTGGTTGAATCTTTATTTTCCTGAAGATATTGTGAAGGTGCAGCTTCATAATGGCTTGCAAatatcacatatatatgtaatttgatacatgtttttgaatttgaaaatattttgaattgtaAGTTTTTTTTACACAGAATACAAAGTAGTAAAAAGTTTATGATTACAATAATGTAATTAAAAGTTTTAACCAAATAAAAAGTGACTGGCACATTTGAGCAGTCAATCTTTTGAGATGTTTATAATAATATAACCTGATGAATGCTTGGATAAATAAATTTGGGGCATttttgtgtaattttgtgtaattttctgtataaataattttcatgttttttcttcatttaaagaattttaaaaatttccttctcTTTCAATTTCTATTCCTTATTTAAAATTAAGCATTACTGTCTTGTTATACATACCTTCTCTTTATCAAGTTTtgcaaaaaacattttatttcttgCTCTCCTGAAAATTCTTGGTTTTGACTAGAAGTCatacctgaaaaaaaattaaaatagcaagTTATTCCGCTTACTACACTATGATGAATATACTctgcaaatatataaaattttataaagtgGGGGGATAGTCAGAGAACAGTATAATTCAAAGCCACTTTTACTCAAGaactatacagagtttactagaaTACACTGACAAAAGTTGTGAAAACTTTGAAAATCATCTTAAAAATTTATAGCACCACAGATGAAGACAACATTCAAACTGACTACTATTACCACAACAATGTCAAATCACAGCCCTTCACTTCAAAATACTCAGACTCCACCTGTGACACAAATGTTGCAGGAAATGAATATCTCTTACTTATTTGTTATCTCTTTGGGGTTTGTTTCTTAAGATTGAACACAGGAGTATTCTATCACTAAAATATATCCAAGACACTTCTATATTTATGCTTTTTTTGAGACACTTTATCAGAAAGATGCTGAAATTTATTTCAACTGGCATTccactgcctcagcttcccagttATATGGAATTACATTGAAATATCATTGCACATGACCTGTTTTTGTTTCCTTTGTAACTtacaaatattttccaaaatgacTTTAATGATGTAGTTTAAcagattttaaatataaaaatttcaatgAAAATAATAGCTCCTATAATAAAGGGTATCATCAACTCAAGCAAACAAAGAATATAACACTAGTATTTGAGAGTTAAAAAGTTGATGCTGTTAAATAACTAAGCAATGCCAAATAACTACTTGaaagatatttaataaaataaataacaatgtagaaaattgaaagaaattcagaaaaaatatagcaacagaaaaagcagaaattatatacaaaaatatttttttataaaacaatgcctcaggctggggatacagctcagatggtagaatGTTTACTTCACATGCAAAAGGTGGGGCTTAATTCctggcaccacacacacacacacacacccaccccccccccacacacacacacagtctcatACATTAGAAATTTGAAGAATATATTAAAGGCTAGAATTAATTAAAAGACACAGGTAGGGCTGGATAATGTAGtgtatgactgtaatcccagcatctggggaggctaaggcaggaggattatgagttcaaagacagactCAGCAATGGTGATGCatgaagcacctcagtgagaccctgtctctaaacaaaatacaaaataggctggtgatgtggctcaatgattgagtgtccctgagttaaatccccagtaacaataaataaataaataaataacacaagttaataaatttataatcaaacttttgaaactctTCTTCAAGAAAAAATTTTGATATGACtgagaaaaagagaaattttaattataatgatATTGTTTTATGGTTAACCATTGATTTCTTTGCAGAAGGCTTCCAGAAAAGAATTGGAGCATAAAGGTAtgtatgttgaaaaaaaaaaaagaaaatatgaacctAGAATACTTTATCCACCAATAccattttttaaactttaaaaaaaatacaggctTTAGATATAGGCATATTCAAAAATGACTTTACTTCTTGGCCTGCTCTAAGAGAAATAATCAATGGAatctttccaataaaataaatctgCACAACAGCAATGATAAAAAATTTGAAagcttatgtaaaaaaaaaaaatatatatatatatacatatacaaatatatattttattttattttcattgttgtACATAAAACATTTGATTCtactatagaat is a window encoding:
- the LOC143404728 gene encoding uncharacterized protein LOC143404728; translation: MHQKIHTGEKQYQCKECGKAFNQRSSLTQHQRIHTGEKPYICKECAKAFNKKSHLLTQHQRIHAGEKPYKCKQCGKAFNQKSNLNKHQKIHTGEKPYKCKECDKAFNQKSHLTQHQIIHNGEKPYNCKECGKAFNQKSNLSQHQKIHTGEKPYKCKECGKTFNRRLYLIQHQRIHTREKPYKCKQCGKAFNQKSYLTQHQRIHTGERPYKCKECGKAFKQNSCLTQHQIIHTGEKPYKCKECGKTFNRRFYLIQHHRIHTREKPYKCKQCGKAFNQNSCLTQHQRIHTGEKPYKCKECGKAFNQNSCLTQHQIIHTGEKPYKCKECGKAFNQKSNLSQHQKIHTGEKPYKCKECGKAFNKNAYLKHQIIHTGEKPYKCKECGKAFNQKSNLTRHQIIHTGEKPYKCKECGKAFNKNSSLSKHQTIHTGEKPYKCQ